The Flavivirga eckloniae genomic interval TACAGATGGTCATGGTGCCTTTTCAATTTTATTAGAAGAAGACACGCCCGTTATTGTAAAGTTTATTGGGCATAAAACGGTTACAAAAACACTTTCTAAAGGCAACAATATTATTGTTCTTGCTTACGACGATGAAGTTTTAGATGAGGTCGTTATTTCTGCAAGCCGCGAAACACAACAAAGAAAAGACGTTTCGGCTTCCATTTCGGTGATATCTGCAAAAAGTATTGAAGAAACCAAAGCCTTAGGTATAGACCAATTGGTAAATGATGTTCCGGGGGTTTTAATGTCTACCTCTAGAGCAGCTAGCAATGAGCAGCATTTCATGGCGGTACGTTCCCCAATATCTACCAAATCGCTGTTTTTATATGTTGAAGACGGTTTACCTATTAGACCCACAGCCGTTTTTAATCATAATGCACTTTTAGAAATGAACGATGTTGCTTTTGAGCGTTTAGAGGTTTTAAAAGGACCAGCATCCAGCATTTACGGAAGTGAAGCCATTGGCGGAAGTTTTAACTTTATTACTAAAAAACCTACCAGGGATTTTACCGGATATGCCGGATTTCAAATTAACGATATGGGGTTAACCCGTTACGATCTGGAATTATCTAAGTATGCCAGCGATAAGGTTGGGTTTTATGTTGGCACGCAGTATACACAACGTAAAGATGGCCCAGTGCAACACAGCGATTACGAAAAATTCGCGTTAACATTTAAAAATGTATACCACATTGCACCCTCTTTAAATTGGACCAGCGTGTTCAATATTGTCGATTACAGATCGGATATGGCGGGCTCTATTAGTGAATCGGATTATTCTGCAGGAAATTACGAAAGCGATCAAACCTTTACCAAACGTGATGCTTTTTCTTTTAGGTTTAGAAGTACATTAGATAAAATCTGGAACGCCAAAAATAAAACAGCGTTCAATTTTATTTTCAGAAAAAATGTTATGGGACAAATCCCATCGTACCGTATCAGGCAGTTTAGAAATAGCGGACAATTAACAGGGCTTGGTCGTGGCGAAATCAATGAAAATTCATTTTCGAGTCTTGTTGGTTTAATACAGCATAAAGTGGATTTCGATTTTGCGAATTCGTCGTTAATTATAGGATCTTCTTTAGATTATTCGCCGCAAGATTACGTAGCCGAAACCATTGGTGTAACTGTTAATACAACAACAGGACAGAACATAGGATATGCATTAAATTCCAGAGATTATATTCTTAATTACGATGCCAGCATTTTAAACTATGCGGGGTATTTTCAATATGAAATTAACCCTATTGAAAAGTTAAAAGTAACAGCAGCTTTACGATACGACGGTTTTGAATATGATTATAACAACCTGGTTGATGCAGTTGCTGGGCCAAGAGATTCTAAAAACAGCTATAACAATGTATCTCCAAAATTAGGGGCAAACTATAACCTAACTGAGAAGCTGGGGTTTTATGCTAATTACTCTAACGGGTTTACGCCACCGCAAACATCTACCCTATACCGTAACAGTTTTGTGGGTGTTGGTGGTGATGTGTTCGATTTAAAACCGAGCAGTTATGATAATTTTGAAATAGGCTCTTATTTTAGGGCATCGAGCCGCTTAAAAGCAGATGTTGCACTTTATCTTTTAGAAGGCAAGAATACGTTGGTGACTTTACGCAATGAAAATGACGAGTTTTTTAATGCCAATGTTGGGAAAACACGATCGTACGGTATTGAATATGGTATTAAATATTCGCCAATTGAAGCTTTAACGATTAGCCATAACGGAAGTTTTGCAAAACATAGATATATCGATTTTTTCGATAGAGGTGTCGATTACTCTGATACTGATAGAGAAACAGCTCCACAACTTTTAGGAACTTCTAAAATCAGTTATAAACCACAAGCCATTAAAGGGCTTTTGTTTAGCGTTACCCACGAATTGGTTGGAAAGTATAATACCAGTTTTGAAAATCAGGTTGACAATGGCGATGGCACGTTTAGCACGGCTGTTTACGACGGACATAATGTGTTTAATGCTTTGGTTTCGTATGAAGCAAAGTGTTTTGAACTCTGGGCTCATGCTCTAAACATTTTCGACGATCTGTATGCCGCCAGAGCGAGCTATAATAGGTTTAGAAGAGAAAACGGCTATGTTATCGGAAACCCGAGAGCTTTTCACTTTGGGGTGCGGTATAAGTTTTAATCATTTTGGGGTTGTTTGATGTCATTCAGAGCGACCCGTGCTGAGCCTTTCGGCTTCGCTCAAGATAAACTAAAGTCGAAGCAAGCGAATCTGCCTCCGCAGGAATGACACCAATCAACCCCACTTTAAATTATAAACCATGTTTAAAAAAAATCATAAATTAAATCAATGGCTTTGGAAATGGCACTTCATAGCAGGGCTTATTTCTTTGCCCATAGTCATTTTATTGGCTATTACAGGTGGTATCTATTTATTCAAAGATAGTTACGAAGCTCCAAGACAAGCCCATATAAAAACGGTTAAGGTTGAAGGTGAACCCATATCATACCAAGAGCAATGGCAATTAGCTAAACCGAATTTGCACAAACCACCTTTTACAATGGTGATTCCAACTGAAGCTAATCAAGCTACAGCATTTACTTCGGGCATGTTTAGTCATAAAAAAAGTGTGTTTATAAATCCTTATAAGGGTGAAATTACCGGAAATATTAATCCTAAGGATACCGATATGCATAAGGTTAGAAAACTACACGGCGAGTTGCTGCTAGGTAAATTCGGCACAAAAATCGTTGAGCTTGTTGCTAGTTGGCTTTTTGTATTAATTATTACTGGTATTTACGTGTTTTGGCCAGCGAAAAAGGAAGGAATAAAAGGATTTTTTAAAATTCGTTTTAAGCAGGGAAAACGTATTTTGTTTAGAGATTTACATACTGTTTTCGGGTTTTGGATATCCATTTTATTACTCATGACGTTGGCAGGTGGTATGCCATGGACCGATGTTTTCGGCGATAGTTTTAAATGGGTACAAAAGGTTACAAATACAGGCTTCCCTAAAACCTGGAATGCCCGGAGTTTAAAATCGCATGCAGAAGGTAAACCCATTTCTTTGGATGATATGGTAACCCTTGCCAAGTCAATGGACTTAAAGGGCGAAGTAAGCCTCGGTTTGCCAAAAGATAAAATCGGTGTGTATAGTATTTACAATACCACATTCGATTTGGGCGCACAGAAGCGTTTTCATTTCGATCAGTATTCCGGAGAGCAGTTAGTACACCATAATTGGGAAGATGTTGGTATTTTAATGCGGGGACGTATGTGGTTTATGGCATTTCATCAAGGGCAATTCGGACTCTGGAATTGGGTTTTAATGATCTGTGTTGCCGTTTTACTAACCTTTATATCAGTAGCAGCATTAGTATCGTATTTAAAGCGTAAACCAGATGGAAAGTGGGGCACACCAAAAGTACCAGCTAAGTTTAAAGTGGGTTATGGTGTTATGGCTTTAATTGTTTTGCTTGGTGTTGTTTTTCCGTTGTTTGGTTTTAGTGTTTTGGCGATTATTGTAGTTGAATTATTGAAGAAAAAAAGACTTCGTTCTGAATGACAAGTAAAAAAGAGCCTTAAATACTATGAATTGAGATATTTTAAGGCTCTAACTATCAACACGAAAAATCTTATCTGCTTTGATGCATTGGTCAATATTTTCAATAATCATAATTGGTGGAATGGATGCCCTGTTGTTAAAATATACATAAGGGAGTTTTTCGTAAAAGTCGTCAAACTCCTTTCTTGTTAAAACATCAGTTCCGGTATTATTTTCTTTATCAATGCGAATAACAATAATAACCTTTAGCCCCGTTATACAGTGTTTTACAACGTTGTCTGATAGTCCGGATTTGTTTAACAATCCAATTAATGTAACTATAATATCGTAGGGCGGTAGTGCAAAATTATCTGATGATGTATTGACCTCTGTTTTTTCCATAGAACTAATTAATGTTTTAATGACACTTAAAAAATTGTAAGTTGAGGTTAGGTTTAATAGGTGCTGAGATACTGAAACATTTATCCTGAATTTAATTCAGGAAGTTCAGCACATGCAAATTCAGCACTAGTGCCCATAATGTATGGAAACAAAAAGACGTGGAACTCAACTTATCGCATCAGAGGTACTGGTATACCGAGGAACAACAAGAGAGCCCACGTCCATAGACGTGAGCATCATACTTATCTTCTCGTTCCTATAAAAATTACCAGTTTTCTGATACGAGATTCAAAGCGAATGCTTCAATAT includes:
- a CDS encoding PepSY-associated TM helix domain-containing protein, with translation MFKKNHKLNQWLWKWHFIAGLISLPIVILLAITGGIYLFKDSYEAPRQAHIKTVKVEGEPISYQEQWQLAKPNLHKPPFTMVIPTEANQATAFTSGMFSHKKSVFINPYKGEITGNINPKDTDMHKVRKLHGELLLGKFGTKIVELVASWLFVLIITGIYVFWPAKKEGIKGFFKIRFKQGKRILFRDLHTVFGFWISILLLMTLAGGMPWTDVFGDSFKWVQKVTNTGFPKTWNARSLKSHAEGKPISLDDMVTLAKSMDLKGEVSLGLPKDKIGVYSIYNTTFDLGAQKRFHFDQYSGEQLVHHNWEDVGILMRGRMWFMAFHQGQFGLWNWVLMICVAVLLTFISVAALVSYLKRKPDGKWGTPKVPAKFKVGYGVMALIVLLGVVFPLFGFSVLAIIVVELLKKKRLRSE
- a CDS encoding TonB-dependent receptor, whose product is MKNILVLAILFASLSAYAQNKYSGKVVDVNNQPLVQATVQSQSNLQNAIVTDGHGAFSILLEEDTPVIVKFIGHKTVTKTLSKGNNIIVLAYDDEVLDEVVISASRETQQRKDVSASISVISAKSIEETKALGIDQLVNDVPGVLMSTSRAASNEQHFMAVRSPISTKSLFLYVEDGLPIRPTAVFNHNALLEMNDVAFERLEVLKGPASSIYGSEAIGGSFNFITKKPTRDFTGYAGFQINDMGLTRYDLELSKYASDKVGFYVGTQYTQRKDGPVQHSDYEKFALTFKNVYHIAPSLNWTSVFNIVDYRSDMAGSISESDYSAGNYESDQTFTKRDAFSFRFRSTLDKIWNAKNKTAFNFIFRKNVMGQIPSYRIRQFRNSGQLTGLGRGEINENSFSSLVGLIQHKVDFDFANSSLIIGSSLDYSPQDYVAETIGVTVNTTTGQNIGYALNSRDYILNYDASILNYAGYFQYEINPIEKLKVTAALRYDGFEYDYNNLVDAVAGPRDSKNSYNNVSPKLGANYNLTEKLGFYANYSNGFTPPQTSTLYRNSFVGVGGDVFDLKPSSYDNFEIGSYFRASSRLKADVALYLLEGKNTLVTLRNENDEFFNANVGKTRSYGIEYGIKYSPIEALTISHNGSFAKHRYIDFFDRGVDYSDTDRETAPQLLGTSKISYKPQAIKGLLFSVTHELVGKYNTSFENQVDNGDGTFSTAVYDGHNVFNALVSYEAKCFELWAHALNIFDDLYAARASYNRFRRENGYVIGNPRAFHFGVRYKF